A stretch of the Flavobacterium aquiphilum genome encodes the following:
- the pflB gene encoding formate C-acetyltransferase: MKSTTETLCFKTGNWNNTIDVYDFVLQNVSPYEGDSKFLSGPSERTKKLWDICKENLLQERKNNGCLAIDTNVISNLTSFGPGYIDKKNEVIVGLQTDQLLKRAMKPFGGIKLVQSALAERGLQVSDEVVKIFNYAKDHNQAVFSAYDSEIRAFRSKHLLTGLPDNYARGRIIGDFRRIPLYGVDRLIESKKADFAAVGGEMTDHKVRLREEITSQISALQDMKLMAHTYGLDISVPAANAHEAVQFTYLAYLSAVKEQDGAAMSLGNVSSFLDIYIQNDLKSGLITEEEAQEFIDQFVMKLRLVRHLRPGSYDEIFGGDPTWVTEAIGGQFNDGRTKVTKTSFRFLQTLYNLGASPEPNLTILWSQKLPQGFKDFCAQVSIDTSSLQYENDDLMRPNRGSDDYGIACCVSYQKIGKRIQHFGARANLPKALLMALNGGREEDKGSVVIKNIPQMKDGVLDYDSVMDIFKTTLAEVARVYAKSMYIIHYMHDKYYYERAQMALIDSDPGIDIAYGAAGISIIADSLSAIKYAKVTPVRNDIGLTVDFNIEGDFPKYGNDDDRVDSIAQEITKIFIDELRKHRAYKDATPTLSLLTITSNVMYGTNTGSTPDGRKAGEAFAPGANPMHGRDVNGAIASLNSVSKLSYDDAQDGISNTFSMVPKSLGSDKEEQVSNLVGIMDGYFARNAHHLNVNVLDKETLMDAYEHPENYPQLTIRVSGYAVNFVRLSKAHQLEVITRTFHETM, encoded by the coding sequence ATGAAAAGTACGACTGAAACATTATGTTTTAAAACAGGGAATTGGAATAATACAATTGATGTCTATGATTTTGTATTGCAAAATGTTAGCCCTTATGAAGGAGATTCAAAATTTTTATCAGGACCATCAGAAAGAACTAAAAAACTTTGGGATATTTGCAAAGAAAATTTACTTCAGGAAAGAAAAAACAATGGATGTTTGGCGATTGATACAAATGTCATTTCAAATTTGACCTCATTTGGCCCAGGGTATATTGACAAAAAAAATGAAGTTATTGTAGGTTTACAAACCGACCAACTTTTGAAAAGAGCCATGAAGCCTTTCGGAGGAATTAAATTGGTTCAATCTGCTTTGGCTGAAAGAGGATTGCAAGTATCTGATGAAGTGGTTAAAATTTTTAATTATGCCAAAGATCACAATCAAGCAGTTTTCAGTGCTTACGATAGTGAAATTAGAGCTTTTCGTTCTAAACACTTATTGACTGGTTTGCCTGATAATTATGCAAGAGGAAGAATCATTGGTGATTTTAGAAGAATTCCTCTTTATGGTGTAGATCGTTTAATTGAATCCAAAAAAGCAGATTTTGCTGCTGTTGGGGGTGAAATGACAGACCACAAGGTACGTCTTAGAGAAGAAATCACTTCTCAAATAAGCGCATTGCAGGATATGAAATTAATGGCTCATACTTATGGACTTGATATTTCTGTACCAGCGGCCAATGCTCATGAAGCGGTTCAATTCACTTACTTAGCTTATTTAAGTGCAGTAAAAGAACAAGATGGAGCTGCTATGTCACTAGGTAACGTTTCTTCTTTCTTAGACATTTATATCCAAAATGATTTAAAATCTGGTCTTATTACCGAAGAGGAAGCACAAGAATTTATCGACCAATTCGTAATGAAATTGCGTTTAGTTCGTCACTTACGTCCAGGAAGTTATGATGAAATTTTTGGTGGAGACCCAACTTGGGTAACTGAAGCTATCGGAGGACAATTCAATGACGGAAGAACGAAAGTAACTAAAACCTCTTTCAGATTCTTACAAACACTTTATAATTTAGGAGCTTCTCCAGAACCAAATTTAACTATTCTTTGGTCTCAAAAATTACCACAAGGATTTAAAGATTTCTGTGCTCAAGTATCTATTGACACTTCATCTCTTCAATACGAGAATGATGACTTGATGCGTCCAAATAGAGGTTCTGATGATTATGGAATCGCTTGTTGTGTATCTTACCAAAAAATTGGAAAAAGAATTCAACACTTTGGAGCTCGTGCCAATTTGCCAAAAGCTTTATTGATGGCTTTAAATGGAGGTCGTGAAGAAGATAAAGGATCTGTAGTTATCAAAAATATTCCTCAAATGAAGGATGGAGTATTAGACTATGATTCAGTAATGGATATTTTCAAAACAACTTTGGCTGAAGTAGCAAGAGTTTATGCTAAATCAATGTACATCATTCACTATATGCATGACAAATACTATTATGAAAGAGCTCAAATGGCTTTGATCGATAGTGACCCAGGAATTGATATTGCATACGGTGCTGCAGGTATTTCTATTATTGCCGATTCTCTTTCTGCAATTAAATATGCTAAAGTAACTCCTGTAAGAAATGATATCGGGTTAACTGTAGATTTTAACATTGAAGGTGATTTCCCTAAGTATGGTAATGATGACGACAGAGTTGACAGTATTGCACAAGAAATAACAAAAATCTTTATTGACGAATTAAGAAAACACAGAGCTTATAAAGATGCTACTCCAACACTATCGCTATTGACAATTACTTCAAATGTGATGTACGGAACGAATACAGGTTCTACTCCTGATGGACGTAAAGCAGGTGAAGCTTTTGCTCCGGGAGCAAACCCAATGCACGGTAGAGATGTAAATGGTGCTATTGCTTCTTTAAATTCAGTAAGTAAATTGAGTTATGATGATGCTCAAGATGGTATATCAAATACATTTTCAATGGTTCCAAAATCATTAGGATCTGACAAAGAAGAACAAGTTTCAAATTTAGTTGGTATCATGGATGGTTATTTCGCAAGAAATGCACATCACTTAAATGTAAATGTTTTGGATAAGGAAACTTTAATGGATGCTTATGAACACCCTGAGAATTATCCTCAATTAACAATTAGAGTTTCTGGATATGCTGTGAATTTTGTTAGATTATCCAAAGCACATCAATTGGAAGTTATCACTAGAACTTTCCACGAAACAATGTAA
- a CDS encoding L-lactate MFS transporter produces MSKNKYLIVLAGMIMQLSIGSIYAYSKWIEPLTKELNWEAHDTKTGFSLAICFLGLTAAFMGKFAQKVGPTKAGLLGTFFLIIGLLGSSLAVKINSIYLFYLTFGVLQGIGLGFGYIVPVYTVVKWFPDRPGLASGIIIMSFALGSLLASFLIGPLYASLGLSGAFLTFAIGYGICMLLSALYLENPSNTSLNQHVHVDLTPKEIVSDKRFIALWLLLFLNVCGGIAIISKAAILGEEVVGMSATEATMFVAIIGLFNGLGRLFWSSISDKIGCWNTFMIFIGINAVCFALIPTFSTNQVSFQTLTFVIIAGYGAGFATMPSFVKNIFGAEKYGQVLGYTLTAWSAAAFAGPLLLGLSTEITIFYLFAILLVIALLVGLWLKGLLLKVA; encoded by the coding sequence ATGTCAAAAAATAAATATTTGATCGTATTGGCAGGAATGATTATGCAACTGTCAATTGGATCAATTTATGCGTATAGCAAATGGATCGAACCATTAACAAAAGAATTAAACTGGGAAGCTCATGATACCAAAACAGGATTTAGTTTAGCCATTTGTTTCTTAGGATTAACTGCCGCTTTTATGGGGAAATTTGCCCAAAAAGTAGGTCCAACAAAAGCAGGATTATTAGGAACATTTTTTTTAATTATAGGTTTATTGGGCAGTTCACTGGCTGTTAAAATAAATTCAATTTATTTATTCTACTTAACATTTGGTGTTTTGCAGGGAATTGGTTTAGGATTTGGATATATTGTTCCAGTCTATACCGTTGTAAAATGGTTTCCTGACCGTCCGGGATTGGCTTCAGGAATTATCATTATGTCATTTGCATTGGGATCTTTATTGGCTTCATTTTTAATCGGGCCATTGTATGCTTCTTTAGGATTGTCCGGAGCATTTTTAACTTTTGCAATAGGCTATGGAATTTGTATGCTATTGAGTGCTTTATATTTGGAAAACCCATCAAACACATCTCTTAATCAACATGTCCATGTAGATTTAACACCTAAAGAAATTGTTTCAGACAAACGATTTATCGCACTGTGGTTGTTGTTATTTCTAAATGTTTGTGGTGGTATTGCAATCATTTCAAAGGCAGCAATATTGGGCGAGGAAGTGGTAGGAATGAGCGCTACAGAAGCAACTATGTTTGTAGCCATTATTGGTTTATTCAATGGATTAGGACGTTTATTTTGGTCTAGTATTTCAGATAAAATTGGATGTTGGAATACGTTTATGATTTTTATCGGAATAAATGCGGTCTGCTTTGCTTTAATACCAACTTTTTCAACTAATCAAGTTTCGTTTCAAACCTTAACATTTGTCATAATTGCTGGTTATGGAGCTGGATTTGCGACTATGCCTTCTTTTGTAAAAAACATTTTTGGCGCTGAAAAATATGGACAAGTACTTGGTTATACATTAACTGCTTGGTCAGCAGCAGCATTTGCGGGGCCATTATTGTTAGGCTTAAGTACAGAAATCACTATTTTCTATCTGTTTGCCATATTGTTAGTCATTGCTTTATTGGTTGGTCTATGGCTAAAAGGATTGTTATTGAAAGTTGCTTAA
- a CDS encoding peptidoglycan DD-metalloendopeptidase family protein, translating to MASLETLFLELDDIRVIDRTIPYSEYFPFDLSESNQELNQLNLSDATQFEVYLDNYLAKNKARVAYGGYGEIRNLYKRSTVFNDASTEERNIHIGLDLWIKAGTSVLAALDGKVHSFQNNNNLGDYGPTIILEHELSGTIFYTLYGHLSLESITSLKIGDFFAKGQQLATLGDSTVNGDYAPHLHFQIIKNIEDNFGDYPGVCSKSNLDFYLENCPDPNLLLKLK from the coding sequence ATGGCATCTTTAGAAACTTTATTTTTAGAATTAGACGATATAAGAGTTATTGACCGCACTATCCCCTACTCAGAATATTTTCCTTTTGACTTGTCTGAATCCAATCAGGAATTAAATCAACTTAATCTTTCAGATGCTACTCAATTTGAAGTATATCTTGATAATTATTTAGCTAAAAATAAAGCTCGTGTTGCCTATGGAGGTTATGGAGAAATACGTAATCTGTATAAAAGAAGTACGGTTTTCAATGATGCAAGTACTGAGGAACGAAATATCCATATTGGTTTGGATTTATGGATTAAAGCAGGGACTTCTGTTTTAGCTGCATTGGATGGGAAAGTGCATAGTTTTCAAAACAATAATAATTTAGGTGATTATGGCCCAACAATTATTTTGGAACACGAATTAAGCGGAACTATTTTCTATACTTTATATGGGCATTTATCTTTAGAGAGCATCACTTCCCTGAAAATTGGTGATTTTTTTGCAAAAGGGCAACAGCTGGCAACTTTGGGAGATTCCACCGTAAATGGTGATTACGCTCCTCATTTGCATTTTCAAATTATAAAAAATATTGAAGATAATTTTGGAGACTATCCTGGAGTTTGTAGCAAAAGTAATTTGGATTTTTATCTGGAAAATTGCCCTGATCCTAACCTATTGTTGAAATTAAAATAA
- the pflA gene encoding pyruvate formate-lyase-activating protein, whose product MYFPQQQYTDDSIDVHNPDLLRIHSIETLGTHDGPGIRMVVFVQGCQFRCLYCQNPDTIDIHGGSFVPIEELVEKALHQKSYFGKKGGVTVSGGEPLLQREKLIHFFDRLHENGINTCLDSNGRVLDSKTEQLLERTDLLLLDVKHINKEWHKKLTGLKNKTTLRVAEYRESTGKPMWLRYVLVPGWSDQEEYLHEWGKHFASYKTIEKVEIIPFHQLGKHKWEVMGLEYQLADTQPPTKEEVNKAAEIFRLYFKNVKIK is encoded by the coding sequence ATGTATTTTCCTCAACAACAATATACAGACGATTCCATTGACGTACATAACCCCGACTTGTTACGTATTCATTCCATAGAAACATTAGGAACTCATGATGGTCCTGGAATTCGGATGGTAGTTTTTGTTCAAGGATGCCAATTCAGATGTTTATATTGCCAAAATCCAGATACCATTGATATTCATGGAGGTTCTTTTGTGCCTATAGAGGAATTAGTTGAAAAAGCTTTGCACCAAAAATCATATTTTGGCAAAAAAGGAGGAGTAACAGTTTCAGGAGGCGAACCTTTGTTGCAGCGCGAAAAATTGATACATTTTTTTGATCGTTTACACGAAAATGGTATTAATACTTGCCTCGATTCAAATGGGAGAGTTTTGGATTCCAAAACAGAACAGCTATTAGAAAGAACCGATTTATTGCTTTTGGATGTCAAACATATTAATAAAGAGTGGCATAAAAAACTAACAGGTCTAAAAAACAAAACTACACTGCGCGTAGCTGAGTATAGAGAAAGTACAGGCAAACCAATGTGGTTACGTTATGTATTAGTTCCAGGATGGAGTGACCAAGAGGAATATCTACACGAATGGGGAAAACATTTCGCTTCGTATAAAACTATTGAAAAGGTTGAAATTATTCCTTTTCATCAGTTGGGAAAACACAAATGGGAAGTGATGGGATTGGAATATCAATTAGCCGATACACAACCTCCAACTAAGGAAGAAGTAAATAAAGCAGCCGAAATTTTCAGGCTTTACTTCAAAAATGTAAAAATTAAATAA
- a CDS encoding DUF6600 domain-containing protein has product MKSICKIAVFFIAFNTWTMISPQKATAQVSINFQVFYDDLSPYGSWVLNSHYGYVWIPDVAVGFIPYGTNGNWIYTNVGWTWVSNYPWGWAPFHYGRWYFDYMYGWVWVPDYDWGPAWVVWRRCEGYYGWAPIGPGISISVAYGGSYNLPSNQWILVRDRDMGRRNINNYYVRSSDNDRILRNSTVINNIRTDNTNRVRYGVGPNRNEIEKRIGSEISPVAIRERSKPGHNYDKNDLYIYKPRVERQTASGNRPIPYKVVPMKDVKSNNRSNASEQRNDRPDQREPNNLNQEQNRGNQHPQRNDQSVPKPNKQNQEPNPGYHPPQRNEQSVPQQHNNRQYQPQYPQESNRGNQQPQRSEQSVPQPQNNRQYQPQYPQESNRSNQQPQRNAQPSPQQNENRGEHQKH; this is encoded by the coding sequence ATGAAATCCATATGCAAAATAGCAGTTTTCTTCATTGCTTTCAATACGTGGACAATGATATCGCCTCAAAAGGCAACTGCGCAAGTATCAATAAATTTTCAGGTTTTTTACGATGATTTAAGTCCCTATGGAAGCTGGGTGCTTAATTCACATTATGGATATGTTTGGATCCCAGATGTTGCCGTTGGCTTTATTCCTTACGGTACAAATGGTAATTGGATATATACAAATGTTGGTTGGACATGGGTTTCAAATTATCCTTGGGGATGGGCTCCTTTTCATTATGGTCGTTGGTATTTTGACTATATGTATGGTTGGGTATGGGTTCCGGATTATGACTGGGGACCAGCTTGGGTTGTTTGGAGAAGATGCGAAGGTTATTATGGATGGGCACCTATAGGCCCGGGAATCAGTATTAGTGTGGCATACGGGGGTAGCTACAATTTGCCTTCAAATCAATGGATATTGGTAAGAGACCGAGACATGGGAAGAAGAAATATCAATAATTATTACGTCCGTTCTTCAGACAATGACAGAATCCTTAGAAATTCTACTGTAATTAACAACATCAGAACAGACAACACCAATAGAGTAAGATATGGTGTTGGGCCAAATAGAAACGAAATAGAAAAAAGAATTGGTTCAGAAATTAGCCCTGTTGCTATTAGAGAGCGAAGTAAACCGGGGCATAATTACGATAAAAATGATCTTTACATTTATAAACCCAGAGTAGAAAGACAAACTGCTTCGGGTAATAGGCCTATTCCATATAAAGTGGTTCCAATGAAAGATGTAAAATCAAATAACAGATCAAATGCTTCAGAGCAACGTAATGATCGACCAGATCAAAGGGAACCAAATAATCTAAATCAAGAACAAAATCGTGGTAATCAACACCCCCAACGTAATGATCAATCTGTTCCTAAACCAAACAAACAAAATCAAGAACCAAATCCTGGGTATCACCCCCCACAACGTAATGAGCAATCTGTTCCTCAACAACATAATAATAGACAATATCAACCGCAATATCCTCAGGAATCAAACCGAGGAAATCAACAGCCACAACGTAGCGAGCAATCGGTTCCTCAGCCACAAAACAACAGACAATATCAGCCGCAATATCCTCAGGAATCAAACCGTAGTAATCAACAGCCACAACGAAATGCTCAACCGTCTCCTCAGCAAAATGAAAATCGAGGAGAACATCAAAAACATTAG
- a CDS encoding Ppx/GppA phosphatase family protein, which yields MIKIKKYAAIDIGSNAMRLLIANIVEEDGKETQFNKSSLVRVPIRLGQDAFTVGEISQENIERMVDAMKAFNLLMKVHKIERYMAFATSAMREAYNAKEVVALIKKKADIKIEIIDGKKEAAIIASTDLHYLLKTDETYLFVDVGGGSTEFTLFSNGKMITSRSFKAGTVRLLNEMVCDVVWNEIEKWIKTITADYDEIALIGSGGNINKLFKMSGKIQEKPLSYIYMNAQYAYLNSLTYEQRISQLGLNPDRADVIVPATRIYLNAMKWSGARQIFVPKIGLSDGIVKAMYYGKI from the coding sequence ATGATTAAAATTAAAAAATATGCCGCTATTGATATTGGATCGAATGCGATGCGTCTATTAATTGCCAATATAGTAGAAGAAGATGGAAAAGAAACTCAATTCAATAAAAGTTCATTGGTACGTGTACCTATACGTTTAGGACAAGATGCTTTTACTGTCGGGGAAATTTCCCAGGAAAATATCGAACGAATGGTTGACGCCATGAAAGCGTTCAATTTATTAATGAAAGTTCACAAAATAGAGCGTTATATGGCATTTGCTACATCAGCAATGCGCGAAGCTTATAATGCAAAAGAAGTTGTCGCTTTAATAAAAAAGAAAGCCGATATAAAGATCGAGATTATTGATGGAAAAAAAGAAGCTGCCATTATAGCTTCTACAGATTTACACTATTTATTAAAAACTGACGAAACTTATCTGTTTGTTGATGTAGGAGGTGGTAGTACTGAGTTTACATTATTTTCAAATGGAAAAATGATTACTTCAAGATCCTTCAAAGCGGGTACGGTTCGATTATTGAACGAGATGGTTTGCGATGTTGTATGGAATGAAATTGAGAAATGGATTAAAACCATTACTGCCGATTACGATGAAATTGCTTTGATAGGTTCGGGAGGAAATATCAATAAACTCTTCAAAATGTCGGGCAAGATTCAGGAAAAGCCGTTGTCATACATTTATATGAACGCTCAATATGCCTATTTGAATTCGTTGACGTACGAGCAAAGAATTTCTCAATTAGGATTAAACCCTGACCGAGCTGACGTAATTGTACCGGCAACACGTATTTATCTGAATGCCATGAAATGGAGTGGAGCCAGACAAATTTTCGTACCTAAAATTGGACTTTCGGACGGAATTGTAAAAGCAATGTATTACGGTAAAATTTAG
- a CDS encoding DinB family protein: MMIETLKEIFNRDLKKLKFEIESYQNEDKIWYIEKEIANSAGNLCLHLIGNLNTYIGAQIGNTNYIRNRELEFSNKNVPKSALIIQIEETIQTINNSLNLMNDEDLKKEHSFSVFESKTSKGFLLTHLTTHLAYHLGQINYHRRLLDDKTGNG; the protein is encoded by the coding sequence ATGATGATTGAAACTTTGAAAGAAATATTTAATAGAGACTTGAAAAAATTGAAATTTGAGATTGAATCGTATCAGAATGAGGATAAAATTTGGTACATCGAAAAAGAAATTGCCAATTCAGCGGGGAATCTTTGTTTGCACCTTATAGGTAATTTAAACACATATATTGGTGCTCAAATTGGCAACACCAATTATATAAGAAATAGAGAATTGGAATTTTCCAATAAAAATGTTCCTAAATCAGCTTTAATCATTCAAATAGAAGAAACAATTCAGACAATTAATAATTCGCTAAACCTTATGAACGATGAGGATTTAAAAAAAGAACATTCTTTTTCAGTTTTTGAATCCAAAACATCAAAAGGGTTTTTATTAACGCATCTGACTACACATTTGGCTTATCATTTGGGACAAATAAATTATCATAGACGTTTACTTGACGATAAAACAGGTAATGGTTAA